The following are from one region of the Oryzias melastigma strain HK-1 linkage group LG22, ASM292280v2, whole genome shotgun sequence genome:
- the rlf gene encoding zinc finger protein Rlf gives MAENNVEAEHEWSDWALDSAEDTLIAMETLLATLRAFEDVLRQQSVSVASSTEYCDNFCQALMHYAGSRNSMEHGLPLLEVYCLSINCFAAARSHLTAESDRVALVLKRLALSCFELLLSVPENEIPFEAWVQFNQSVQIAHDNLLQYGSTDLQALLQITGEGGAWSNPILTALLTGQATNPDEVESYIILEGEGFMEMRVKHLEKMGEVAKAVVLAKACSECSFIPNQAMFRQTFVSLLCHLLPNEEAIIEISRLDCKDVLEITCNLEMEGEENTAFILCTTFLTQQLQQQNLYCSWELTLLWSKLQRRLDPSLVSLLERCLQLGAIAKTVQHLLYLVRVIQTEAEELGTPASVELCVKALQLPKQEDSETRISVCKTICCLLRNDLEVLRACQLTELLLGSSQEAFTCLEELYLRPDQKYDQENEVIPNSLRCELLLALKAYWPFDPEFWDWKTLKYHCNSLLGLNPESEGEQEKAKKLEVQRRVEADLHSRINGGLGGHQDKKESRPETIEVKREKFCCKICKRSFTDTQIVHHSKRHAQENNHLCPVCLEKFKSRKDLVPHMKKHIGKSIQSGNKVKEEEDAEPGEITLDPSLVLYYNSTRDPDLLQHIVQQTKTSKEKSPDDDEHVTFEYIDQHFKLQNRDEYPCPGTKCKRVFKHAKYLYVHLKSDHKSDENVKFFHQMRDKREKCTFCRRHFISAYHHRKHRQAHYGDQPYMCVVVGCGAKFSTSNELVAHKQIHGYQLSYQCELKGCYVTYSDLGQLYHHEAQHFRDAAFTCCSTECKKYFLSKKEFVKHLSTHKITFTQDDFEAQKKAKRKLFKVVVEPPAGVNQLREPDGVNGEVLNPPSVSCSSSVEDFPNKEPKATMTLVAVCFDGSKFTCGFEKCGMTFSRARDVQRHLKCAHPEHLKLENREYKHDKEQGSKGMDVAADGEEMDEHSSPFKSVETDEKPFIPSKSNETSYLSRNAKNDGLKEILLGLSRLSLNPVPLSSPNELPQSSQDTSLKFIHRAKHPFMLLNEKSDEQTVVDKCTELLVCAKPYVCEYEGCGFRTAKSYSLLRHCISKHGCTLDEARTMTSFKTTSFKPYACQLCSKSHREKHVLRAHYIQAHKMSGALVDKIFCGTLQLEQDKKSQLLTNYDPKGIKKESSKLEIKQESSSLISENGQNSDGNSPSEGEDEAGRKEEEQKDENKSTQQVRTRRLVAKSNLCYILDKFSKPFHCVAKNCDAAFSTQGGLVRHLQFIHHYNRSQLLLDKDSDAQGPEVRKEPPRKKSQPNPDDPQPQFKCHFANCHAVYHLKSSLVRHTRDYHSQPPELIRCKQEGCSRVFSHSSALKKHTLYSHCEYYDSLVVRLQSTHKKSITGCQNKLAMSQEGQQGADAGSADETSNPEGRDQSDENSSQKKKESGVRRSRKVCVSNFLLRSHEEALQMCRDRCLRMSYPCMVQGCDSVVTYLHSMHRHYMRVHRLGREELLKNAGSLVFSGEKLEELIRRKSAEPAATEAESPDKVQEEENREESEIPEEKPESAELPSVPAETQDGESSEIPDEQPEPSELPSVSAETQDGESSEIPDEQPEPSELPSVSAETQNGESSEIPDEQPEPSELPSVPAETQDGDSSDPPITTKEEEEPPPVEANEVLEGSNEVLEDEASTDENLEELPAALQSSPKLEERLSLDQIRPLLRTVTVDLSPPYSLRLTPEESSQDAPEQMEDCKMLNGSAPPSPPPVRLPLKRKNEISEQPSNVTDSPQPGNPQHSFDITAYKPIGFESSFLKFIQETAPKDEEVLVKRRDTFKRSCSVKENHHLGISHTRSRRTHSPLLKSSSTAGDFTSIQNLKSILDKALAGCGDLAIKQLQFLRPVVVLGRPVCTTLPDLFPSDTNNSKLLLGS, from the exons GCGCTGATGCACTATGCCGGCAGCAGGAACTCCATGGAGCACGGTCTGCCGCTTCTGGAGGTCTACTGCCTGTCCATTAACTGTTTCGCCGCAGCGCGATCTCACCTCACTGCCGAGTCCGACAGAGTGGCCCTCGTTTTAAAGAGACTAGCTTT GAGCTGTTTTGAACTTTTGCTGTCAGTGCCTGAGAATGAAATCCCATTTGAAGCCTGGGTTCAGTTCAACCAATCTGTGCAG ATTGCCCATGACAACTTACTGCAGTATGGAAGCACAGACCTCCAAGCTTTGCTGCAGATCACAGGAGAAGGCGGCGCGTGGAGCAACCCCATCCTCACTGCTCTCCTCACCGGCCAGGCCACCAACCCAGACGAAG TTGAATCTTACATAATCTTGGAGGGCGAGGGCTTCATGGAGATGCGGGTTAAACATCTGGAGAAGATGGGTGAGGTGGCAAAAGCGGTCGTGTTGGCCAAAGCCTGCAGCGAATGCAGCTTCATTCCTAACCAGGCGATGTTTCGCCAAACGTTCGTCTCCCTTCTCTGTCACCTGCTGCCCAACGAGGAGGCGATAATAGAG ATATCCAGACTGGACTgtaaagatgttctggagatCACGTGTAATTTGGAGATGGAAGGAGAAGAGAATACGGCCTTCATCCTGTGCACAACCTTCCTAactcagcagcttcagcagcagaatCTCTACTGCTCCTG GGAGTTGACTCTGCTGTGGAGTAAGCTGCAGAGGAGACTTGACCCTTCGTTGGTGTCTCTTTTGGAACGATGCCTTCAGCTCGGTGCCATTGCCAAAACAGTTCAACACTTGCTTTACCTGGTTCGTGTTATTCAGACGGAG GCAGAAGAACTGGGAACACCTGCTTCAGTTGAACTTTGTGTCAAAGCCCTACAACTCCCAAAGCAGGAGGATTCTGAAACCAGAATATCTGTCTGCAAGACAATATGTTGTCTCCTTCGGAACGATCTTGAAGTGTTGCGTGCCTGCCAGCTCACCGAGCTGCTGCTTGGCTCCAGCCAGGAAGCCTTCACTTGTCTCGAAGAACTCTACCTACGGCCCGACCAAAAGTACGACCAAGAGAACGAGGTTATTCCCAACTCACTACGCTGCGAGTTGCTCCTTGCACTAAAAGCATACTGGCCTTTTGACCCTGAGTTTTGGGACTGGAAAACTCTGAAGTATCACTGCAACTCCCTGCTGGGGCTGAATCCCGAGTCAGAAGGAGAACAGGAAAAGGCTAAAAAACTTGAGGTTCAAAGGAGAGTTGAGGCTGACCTCCACAGCAGGATAAACGGAGGACTTGGAGGTCATCAAGACAAAAAAGAGTCCCGCCCAGAAACCATCGAGGTGAAAAGGGAAAAGTTTTGCTGTAAGATTTGTAAGAGGTCATTCACAGACACTCAGATCGTTCACCACTCCAAAAGACACGCCCAGGAAAACAACCACCTTTGTCCTGTTTGTCTGGAAAAGTTCAAAAGCAGGAAAGATCTCGTCCCCcacatgaaaaaacacattggGAAATCCATTCAATCAGGGAACAAAgtaaaagaggaggaggacgcGGAACCTGGCGAGATCACTTTAGATCCATCTTTAGTGCTCTACTACAACTCCACTCGCGATCCGGATCTGCTGCAACACATCGTCCAGCAGACCAAAACCTCCAAAGAGAAGAGTCCGGACGATGACGAGCACGTAACGTTCGAATACATCGACCAGCACTTCAAACTGCAGAACCGGGACGAGTATCCGTGCCCGGGAACCAAGTGCAAGCGGGTTTTCAAGCATGCCAAGTATCTGTACGTCCACTTGAAGTCGGATCACAAAAGCGACGAGAACGTAAAGTTCTTCCACCAGATGAGAGACAAGCGAGAAAAGTGCACGTTTTGTCGGCGGCATTTCATCTCGGCCTACCACCATCGCAAGCACAGACAGGCCCACTACGGGGATCAGCCGTATATGTGTGTGGTGGTCGGCTGCGGTGCAAAGTTTAGCACGTCCAACGAACTGGTCGCACACAAGCAGATCCACGGCTATCAGCTGAGCTACCAGTGCGAGCTTAAAGGCTGCTACGTCACCTACTCCGACCTGGGGCAACTGTATCACCACGAAGCGCAGCATTTCCGAGATGCAGCGTTTACCTGCTGTAGCACCGAATGTAAGAAATACTTCCTATCCAAAAAGGAATTTGTGAAGCATTTATCGACACACAAGATAACTTTCACACAAGACGACTTCGAGGCCCAGAAGAAGGCAAAGCGAAAACTTTTTAAGGTCGTCGTCGAGCCCCCAGCGGGTGTCAACCAGCTGAGAGAACCGGACGGCGTCAACGGAGAAGTCCTGAACCCACCGTCAGTGAGTTGTTCCTCCTCTGTTGAAGATTTCCCCAACAAGGAGCCCAAAGCCACAATGACCCTCGTCGCTGTGTGCTTCGACGGCAGCAAGTTTACCTGCGGCTTTGAAAAGTGCGGCATGACTTTTTCAAGAGCCAGAGACGTCCAGAGACACTTGAAATGTGCACACCCGGAGCACCTGAAGCTGGAGAACCGAGAGTACAAGCATGATAAAGAGCAGGGCTCCAAAGGGATGGATGTGGCGGCAGACGGTGAAGAAATGGATGAGCACTCATCTCCATTCAAATCCGTTGAAACAGACGAGAAGCCTTTCATCCCCTCCAAAAGCAACGAAACGAGCTATTTGAGCCGCAATGCCAAAAACGACGGACTCAAAGAAATTCTTCTTGGGTTGAGTAGGTTAAGTTTGAACCCTGTGCCTCTAAGCTCGCCAAATGAGCTTCCTCAGTCTAGCCAAGACACATCTTTAAAGTTTATCCATAGGGCAAAGCATCCGTTCATGTTGCTCAACGAAAAGTCCGACGAGCAAACAGTAGTAGACAAATGCACAGAGTTGCTAGTTTGCGCAAAGCCGTACGTCTGCGAGTACGAAGGGTGTGGCTTCAGAACTGCCAAGAGTTACAGCTTGCTGCGCCACTGCATCTCCAAACATGGCTGCACCCTCGACGAAGCCCGAACAATGACCTCTTTCAAAACCACCTCGTTCAAACCCTACGCCTGCCAACTCTGCTCCAAGAGCCACCGAGAAAAACACGTACTCAGGGCTCATTACATTCAAGCCCACAAAATGAGCGGGGCGTTGGTAGATAAAATATTCTGTGGGACGCTGCAGCTAGAGCAAGACAAAAAGTCTCAACTCTTGACCAACTACGATCCAAAAGGGATAAAGAAAGAGAGCAGCAAGCTGGAAATCAAGCAGGAGTCGAGCAGTCTGATTAGTGAGAACGGACAAAACTCTGACGGTAACTCTCCATCTGAAGGGGAAGATGAAGCTGGGAggaaagaggaggagcagaaagaCGAGAACAAAAGCACACAGCAGGTCCGAACCAGACGTTTAGTAGCCAAAAGTAACCTGTGCTACATCCTGGATAAATTCAGCAAGCCCTTCCATTGCGTGGCCAAAAACTGTGATGCGGCGTTCTCCACTCAGGGCGGCCTGGTGCGCCACCTACAGTTCATACACCACTACAACCGCTCTCAACTCCTGTTGGACAAAGACTCCGACGCGCAGGGCCCCGAGGTCCGAAAGGAGCCACCGAGGAAAAAATCCCAGCCGAACCCGGATGATCCTCAGCCCCAGTTCAAATGTCACTTCGCTAACTGTCACGCCGTCTACCACCTCAAAAGCAGCTTGGTGCGCCACACGCGGGATTACCACTCGCAGCCTCCTGAGCTCATCAGATGCAAGCAGGAGGGCTGCTCGAGAGTCTTCAGTCATAGCAGTGCTCTGAAGAAGCATacgctttacagtcactgtgAATACTACGATTCTCTGGTGGTGCGACTTCAGAGCACTCACAAAAAGTCCATCACCGGATGCCAAAATAAGCTGGCGATGTCACAGGAGGGTCAGCAGGGAGCAGACGCCGGTTCAGCAGATGAAACTTCAAACCCGGAAGGAAGGGATCAGTCTGACGAGAACAGTtcgcaaaagaaaaaagagtcGGGGGTAAGGAGGTCGAGAAAAGTTTGTGTCAGCAATTTTTTGTTAAGATCCCACGAAGAAGCACTACAGATGTGTCGGGACCGCTGCTTACGCATGTCCTACCCCTGTATGGTCCAGGGCTGCGACTCTGTGGTGACGTACCTGCACAGCATGCACCGCCACTACATGAGAGTGCACCGTTTGGGCCGGGAAGAACTTCTCAAAAACGCAGGCAGCCTGGTGTTTAGTGGTGAGAAGCTCGAAGAGCTGATCCGGAGGAAGTCGGCTGAGCCAGCTGCAACAGAAGCAGAGAGCCCAGACAAGGTGCAAGAAGAAGAGAATCGAGAAGAGTCAGAAATCCCTGAGGAGAAACCAGAGTCCGCAGAGCTGCCATCGGTCCCAGCTGAGACACAGGACGGGGAATCATCGGAAATCCCCGATGAGCAGCCAGAACCATCAGAGCTGCCGTCAGTCTCAGCTGAGACACAGGATGGGGAATCATCGGAAATCCCAGATGAGCAGCCAGAACCATCAGAGCTGCCATCAGTCTCAGCTGAGACACAGAATGGGGAATCATCGGAAATCCCCGATGAGCAGCCAGAACCATCAGAGCTGCCGTCGGTCCCAGCTGAGACCCAGGACGGGGACTCCTCAGACCCTCCGATAACcacaaaggaggaggaggagccgcCACCTGTTGAGGCAAATGAAGTCCTTGAAGGTTCAAACGAGGTACTTGAAGATGAAGCAAGCACAGATGAAAACCTTGAGGAATTACCAGCAGCACTACAGAGCTCTCCCAAACTCGAGGAGagattaagcttagatcaaatCAGGCCTCTTCTGCGGACCGTCACAGTTGACCTCTCACCTCCGTATTCACTACGCTTGACTCCCGAGGAGAGCTCGCAGGATGCACCAGAACAAATGGAAGATTGTAAAATGCTGAACGGGTCGGCCCCGCCGAGCCCCCCTCCTGTCCGCCTGCCTCTAAAGCGCAAAAATGAAATCTCCGAACAGCCCTCGAACGTGACGGACAGCCCCCAACCGGGCAATCCTCAGCACTCATTTGACATCACTGCCTACAAGCCCATCGGCTTCGAGTCCTCCTTTTTGAAGTTCATCCAAGAAACCGCCCCGAAAGACGAAGAGGTCCTCGTGAAGCGGCGAGACACGTTCAAACGCAGCTGCTCGGTCAAAGAGAACCACCACCTGGGAATCTCTCACACCCGCAGCAGGCGGACTCATTCCCCACTGCTGAAGTCCAGCAGCACCGCTGGAGACTTCACATCCATCCAAAACTTGAAGTCCATCTTGGACAAAGCACTAGCTGGGTGTGGGGACCTGGCCATCAAGCAGCTTCAGTTTCTCAGACCAGTGGTGGTCCTGGGGAGACCTGTGTGCACCACCCTGCCTGACCTCTTCCCATCAGACACCAACAACAGCAAACTGCTTCTCGGCAGTTAG
- the atp5if1b gene encoding ATPase inhibitor B, mitochondrial: protein MARFLRPSIRSFVTSQLRMSSDQLGELGKGAGKGGGGGGSIRDAGGAMGKRQAAEEEMYFKRKEKEQLAALRQHHEDEIDHHKKEIERLQREIDRHKGKIRKLKHDD, encoded by the exons ATGGCGAGGTTCCTCAGGCCTAGTATCAGGAGTTTTGTCACCTCTCAGCTGAGAATGTCATCCGACCAG CTGGGTGAACTGGGTAAAGGTGCAGGGAAAGGTGGAGGAGGCGGAGGCTCTATTAGAGATGCGGGTGGAGCCATGGGAAAGAGGCAGGCCGCCGAGGAGGAGATGTACTTCAA ACGTAAAGAAAAGGAGCAGCTGGCTGCGTTGAGGCAGCACCACGAGGATGAAATCGATCATCATAAAAAGGAGATTGAACGTCTGCAGCGCGAGATTGACCGCCACAAGGGAAAGATCAGAAAGTTGAAGCATGATGACTGA
- the zmpste24 gene encoding CAAX prenyl protease 1 homolog, whose amino-acid sequence MLETMLNLPVEKQIFYAVLGFSWTVYLWEAYLSYRQRRTYRSTTHVPQELGKIMDSDTFEKSRLYQLDKSNFSFWSGLYSETEGTLILLLGGIPFLWDIAGSLTARFGFTPEHEITQSLVFLTLATLFSALTGLPWSLYNTFVIEEKHGFNQQTLGFFLKDAVKKFVVTQCILLPVTSLLLYIIKIGGDYFFIYAWLFTLAVSLVLVTIYADYIAPLFDKFTPLPEGELKTAIEDMAKSISFPLTKIYVVEGSKRSSHSNAYFYGFFKNKRIVLFDTLLEDYSPLNKAGEPQPEETESDETMSESKAKPKNKKQGCNNQEILAVLGHELGHWKLGHTVKNIVISQMNSFLCFSLFAALIGRKELFVAFGFTNTQPTLIGLMIIFQFIFSPYNELLSFCLTVLSRRFEFQADAFARGMGKASQLYSALIKLNKDNLGFPVADWLFSMWHYSHPPLLERLRALGNVKQD is encoded by the exons ATGTTGGAAACCATGCTTAATCTTCCGGTGGAGAAACAGATATTTTACGCTGTTTTGGGATTTTCGTGGACGGTGTATCTTTGGGAGGCCTATCTTTCTTACAGACAG AGGAGGACATACAGATCAACAACACATGTACCACAGGAACTTGGCAAGATCATGGATTCTGACACTTTTGAGAAGTCGCGTCTTTACCAGCTTGATAAAAGCAACTTCAGTTTTTGGTCTGGACTTTATTCTGAGACAGAAGGAACG CTGATCCTGCTGCTGGGTGGAATCCCATTTCTGTGGGACATCGCTGGGTCTTTAACAGCTCGCTTTGGATTCACCCCAGAGCACGAGATAACCCAGTCCCTGGTCTTTCTTACACTTGCCACTCTGTTTAGTGCCTTGACCGGACTTCCTTGGAGTCTGTATAACACATTTGTCATTGAGGAAAAACACGGCTTTAACCAGCAG ACTTTGGGATTCTTCCTGAAAGATGCCGTGAAGAAGTTTGTTGTGACCCAGTGCATCCTGCTCCCTGTGACCTCACTGCTATTGTACATCATAAAAATTGGAGGAGACTACTTCTTCATTTATGCTTGGCTTTTTACACTGGCTGTGTCTCTG GTACTGGTAACCATCTATGCTGATTACATTGCGCCTCTGTTTGACAAGTTCACCCCATTGCCAGAAGGAGAGTTAAAGACTGCAATCGAAGATATGGCTAAAAGTATTAGCTTCCCTCTGACGAAGATTTATGTAGTTGAAG GTTCCAAACGTTCGTCCCACAGCAATGCCTACTTCTACgggttttttaaaaacaagcgCATTGTGCTGTTTGACACTCTGTTGGAAGACTACTCCCCTCTCAACAAAGCTGGGGAGCCGCAGCCCGAGGAAACGGAGAGTGATGAGACCATGAGCGAGTCCAAAGCTAAGCCCAAG aacAAGAAGCAAGGATGCAACAACCAAGAGATCCTTGCTGTCTTGGGTCATGAGCTCGGCCATTGGAAGCTTGGTCATACTGTCAAGAATATTGTCATCAGTCAG ATGAATTCCTTCCTGTGTTTCTCTCTGTTTGCTGCCCTGATTGGACGCAAGGAATTGTTTGTGGCTTTTGGATTCACCAACACCCAGCCCACTTTAATTGGCTTGATGATTATCTTCCAGTTCATCTTTTCTCCTTACAATGAG cTGCTGTCTTTCTGTCTAACGGTGCTAAGTCGTCGGTTTGAGTTCCAGGCGGATGCTTTTGCGCGCGGTATGGGTAAGGCTTCACAGCTCTACTCGGCCCTTATCAAGCTCAACAAGGACAACCTGGGCTTCCCGGTTGCAGACTGGTTGTTCTCCATGTGGCACTACTCTCACCCTCCTCTCCTGGAGCGCCTTAGAGCCCTGGGCAATGTGAAGCAGGACTGA